A single genomic interval of Bacillus spongiae harbors:
- the rpsB gene encoding 30S ribosomal protein S2, whose amino-acid sequence MSVISMKQLLEAGVHFGHQTRRWNPKMKKYIFTERNGIYIIDLQKTVKKVEEAYKFVKEVAANDGKILFVGTKKQAQESVKEEAERSGMYFINQRWLGGTLTNFETIQKRVARLKDIERMEEDGTFEVLPKKEVVQLKKEHARLVKFLGGVKEMKELPDALFIIDPRKERIAVAEARKLNIPIVGIVDTNCDPDEIDYVIPANDDAIRAVKLLTGKMADAILESKQGEEAAVTAE is encoded by the coding sequence ATGTCAGTAATTTCAATGAAACAATTACTAGAAGCTGGTGTACATTTCGGACACCAAACTCGCCGTTGGAACCCAAAAATGAAGAAATATATCTTCACAGAGCGTAACGGCATTTATATCATCGATCTTCAAAAGACGGTGAAAAAGGTTGAAGAAGCATACAAATTTGTTAAAGAGGTTGCGGCTAACGATGGGAAAATCCTTTTCGTTGGAACGAAAAAGCAAGCTCAGGAATCCGTTAAGGAAGAAGCAGAACGTTCAGGTATGTACTTTATTAACCAACGCTGGTTAGGCGGAACGTTAACAAACTTCGAAACCATTCAAAAGCGTGTTGCACGTCTTAAAGATATCGAAAGAATGGAAGAAGATGGTACTTTTGAAGTACTTCCTAAGAAAGAAGTAGTTCAACTTAAAAAGGAACATGCACGCTTAGTGAAATTCTTAGGTGGAGTAAAAGAAATGAAAGAGCTTCCAGATGCTCTATTCATTATTGACCCACGTAAAGAGCGTATCGCTGTTGCTGAAGCTCGCAAATTAAATATTCCTATCGTAGGAATTGTTGATACAAACTGTGATCCAGATGAGATTGACTACGTAATCCCAGCGAATGATGATGCAATTCGTGCAGTTAAGCTATTAACTGGTAAAATGGCAGATGCAATTCTTGAATCAAAACAAGGTGAAGAAGCAGCTGTTACTGCAGAGTAA
- the tsf gene encoding translation elongation factor Ts, protein MAVTAKMVKELREKTGAGMMDCKKALTETNGDMEKAVDFLREKGIAKAAKKADRIAAEGTTFILSEGNDAVILEVNAETDFVAKNENFQVLVKEIAQHILANKPESVEATLEQKMGNGSSVAEFINSAIAKIGEKISLRRFSLRTKTDNDSFGEYLHMGGRIGVLTVLEGSTDAAAAKDVAMHAAALNPKYVSRDQVSAEEVEREREVLTQQALNEGKPEKIVAKMVEGRLGKYFEDVCILDQTFVKNPDQKVRQFVESKGAKLTDFVRYEVGEGLEKREENFAEEVMNQVKK, encoded by the coding sequence ATGGCAGTTACTGCAAAAATGGTAAAAGAATTACGTGAAAAAACTGGCGCAGGTATGATGGATTGTAAAAAAGCGCTAACAGAAACAAATGGTGATATGGAAAAAGCAGTTGATTTTCTACGTGAAAAAGGAATCGCTAAAGCTGCTAAAAAAGCAGATCGTATTGCTGCGGAAGGAACTACTTTCATTCTAAGCGAAGGAAACGATGCAGTTATCTTAGAAGTTAACGCAGAGACTGATTTCGTTGCAAAAAATGAAAACTTCCAAGTACTTGTTAAAGAAATTGCACAACACATTCTTGCTAATAAACCTGAAAGTGTTGAAGCTACTTTAGAGCAAAAAATGGGCAATGGTTCTTCAGTTGCTGAATTCATCAATTCTGCAATTGCAAAAATTGGAGAGAAAATTTCACTACGTCGTTTCTCACTTCGTACGAAAACTGACAATGATTCTTTTGGTGAGTACCTTCACATGGGTGGACGAATTGGCGTATTAACGGTTCTTGAAGGATCAACTGATGCAGCTGCAGCAAAAGATGTTGCAATGCATGCAGCTGCATTAAACCCTAAATATGTTTCTCGTGACCAAGTATCTGCAGAAGAAGTAGAGCGTGAGCGCGAAGTACTAACTCAGCAAGCTTTAAACGAAGGGAAACCTGAAAAGATTGTTGCGAAAATGGTTGAAGGCCGTTTAGGTAAATACTTTGAGGATGTATGTATCCTTGATCAAACATTCGTTAAGAATCCAGATCAAAAAGTTCGTCAATTTGTAGAATCAAAAGGCGCTAAGCTAACGGACTTTGTACGTTATGAAGTTGGAGAAGGACTTGAGAAGCGCGAAGAGAACTTTGCTGAAGAAGTTATGAACCAAGTTAAAAAATAA
- the pyrH gene encoding UMP kinase, with the protein MSIPQYKRVVLKLSGEALAGEDGFGINPAIIKSVAEQVKEIAELDVEVAVVVGGGNIWRGKIGSEMGMDRANADYMGMLATVMNSLALQDSLEQLGIETRVQSSIDMRQVAEPYIRRRAIRHLEKKRVVIFAAGTGNPYFSTDTTAALRAAEIEAEVILMAKNNVDGVYSADPKQDENAVKYDQLSYLDVLKEGLAVMDSTASSLCMDNDIPLIVFSVMENGNIKKAVLGNNIGTIVRGKE; encoded by the coding sequence ATGAGCATCCCACAATATAAGAGGGTAGTATTAAAATTAAGTGGTGAAGCATTAGCTGGAGAAGATGGTTTTGGTATAAATCCTGCAATTATTAAATCGGTAGCAGAGCAAGTGAAAGAAATCGCCGAACTAGATGTGGAAGTAGCAGTTGTTGTTGGTGGTGGAAACATTTGGCGTGGGAAAATTGGTAGCGAAATGGGCATGGATCGAGCGAATGCTGACTATATGGGAATGCTTGCTACCGTCATGAACTCCTTAGCTCTACAAGATAGTTTAGAGCAGCTTGGCATAGAAACAAGAGTACAATCATCAATTGATATGCGCCAAGTTGCTGAACCTTATATCCGTAGACGTGCGATTCGTCATCTAGAGAAGAAACGGGTTGTAATCTTTGCAGCTGGTACAGGAAACCCATATTTTTCAACAGATACAACCGCTGCTCTACGTGCTGCTGAGATTGAAGCTGAAGTGATCTTAATGGCAAAAAATAATGTTGATGGAGTTTATTCTGCTGATCCTAAACAAGACGAGAATGCTGTGAAATATGATCAGCTTTCGTATTTAGATGTGTTAAAAGAAGGACTAGCTGTAATGGATTCAACAGCGTCTTCATTATGTATGGATAATGATATTCCATTAATTGTGTTTTCCGTAATGGAGAATGGGAATATTAAAAAAGCAGTTCTTGGAAATAATATTGGAACAATTGTGAGGGGGAAAGAATAA
- the frr gene encoding ribosome recycling factor has translation MPKSVMSSTKDKMEKAVQAYTRELASIRAGRANASLLQGISVDYYGAPTPVNQMASVTVPEARLLVIQPYDKTVLGDIEKAILKSDLGLNPSNDGSLIRIAIPALTEERRKELVKLVKKESEEAKVAIRNVRRDANDDLKKLEKNGEMTEDDLRGYSEDVQQLTDTHIKQVDELTKEKEQEILEV, from the coding sequence ATGCCGAAATCAGTAATGTCATCTACAAAAGACAAAATGGAAAAAGCTGTACAAGCCTACACTCGTGAACTTGCGTCTATTCGTGCAGGTCGCGCAAATGCATCGTTGCTACAAGGAATATCAGTAGACTATTACGGAGCTCCTACACCAGTAAATCAAATGGCTTCAGTTACGGTTCCAGAAGCAAGACTATTAGTTATTCAACCATACGATAAAACGGTACTAGGTGATATTGAAAAGGCGATTTTAAAATCTGACCTTGGGTTGAATCCTTCAAATGATGGTTCACTTATCCGAATAGCTATCCCAGCTTTAACTGAAGAGCGTCGTAAAGAGCTTGTGAAGTTAGTCAAGAAAGAGTCTGAAGAAGCGAAAGTTGCCATTCGGAATGTACGACGTGATGCGAATGACGATTTGAAGAAGCTAGAAAAGAATGGCGAAATGACAGAAGATGACTTGCGTGGTTACTCAGAAGATGTTCAACAGCTAACTGATACTCATATTAAACAAGTAGACGAGCTTACAAAAGAAAAAGAACAAGAAATTCTTGAAGTGTAA
- a CDS encoding isoprenyl transferase, which yields MLEKIKLWNSKKTKEGSQEGIGELDKNSIPQHIAIIMDGNGRWAKKRALPRIAGHHEGMKVIRKITRIANSLEVKTLTLYAFSTENWKRPKVEVDYLMKLPEEFLSTFLPELIEENVRVTMMGDEGEIPSHTLNAVQKAMEQTKDNTGLQLNFALNYGSRSEILQATKDVLKDVKNGIISEEDITDELFSSYLMTKSMSDPDLLIRTSGEMRLSNFMLWQLAYTEFWFTDVLWPDFNEQHFIQAIEEFQRRSRRFGGLQSEES from the coding sequence ATGCTAGAAAAAATAAAGTTGTGGAATTCCAAAAAAACAAAAGAAGGTTCACAAGAAGGAATAGGTGAACTTGATAAAAATTCAATTCCACAGCATATCGCTATTATAATGGATGGGAATGGAAGGTGGGCAAAAAAACGTGCTTTGCCTCGTATAGCCGGTCATCATGAAGGGATGAAGGTGATAAGGAAAATCACCCGTATTGCTAATTCCCTTGAAGTAAAAACGTTGACTTTATATGCTTTTTCAACAGAAAACTGGAAACGTCCAAAGGTGGAAGTAGATTATTTGATGAAGCTTCCTGAAGAGTTTCTTAGTACGTTTTTACCAGAGTTGATAGAAGAAAATGTGCGAGTCACGATGATGGGAGATGAAGGAGAAATCCCTTCACACACATTAAATGCTGTGCAAAAAGCAATGGAACAGACGAAAGATAACACTGGGCTACAATTAAATTTTGCACTGAATTATGGAAGTAGATCAGAAATATTACAAGCGACGAAAGATGTCTTAAAAGATGTAAAAAATGGTATAATAAGTGAAGAAGATATTACTGATGAATTATTTTCAAGTTATTTAATGACAAAAAGTATGTCAGATCCAGATCTTCTCATTCGTACAAGCGGTGAAATGCGATTAAGTAACTTCATGTTGTGGCAATTAGCTTACACCGAATTTTGGTTTACGGATGTACTATGGCCTGATTTTAATGAACAGCATTTTATACAAGCAATTGAAGAATTTCAAAGGCGATCTAGAAGGTTTGGTGGACTTCAAAGTGAGGAATCATAA
- a CDS encoding phosphatidate cytidylyltransferase encodes MKQRTITAIIAMGIFIPIVIIGQMPLIVLTYLIATIGLFELLKMRKLKLASIPGLISVALLWIFLIPENYTGIIGDLGYSKIQLALLAVLLFLTYTVVTKNRFTFDDVAFSVMAILYVGIGFYYLIETRDVGGVEYVFYALITVWATDSGAYIIGRSMGKRKLWPEISPKKTIEGFVGGVVCALLVGLLFWLFGSDISNLPLLKVLIVTVVLSFFGQIGDLVESALKRHYDVKDSGQLLPGHGGILDRFDSLLFVIPLLHFFNVIQ; translated from the coding sequence ATGAAACAAAGAACAATAACAGCGATTATTGCAATGGGAATTTTTATTCCTATCGTAATAATTGGACAAATGCCGCTTATCGTTCTAACATATTTAATAGCGACAATCGGTTTGTTTGAATTGTTGAAAATGAGAAAATTAAAGTTAGCCTCAATTCCAGGTTTAATTTCTGTTGCACTTCTATGGATTTTTTTAATTCCAGAGAACTATACTGGAATAATCGGAGATTTAGGCTATTCAAAAATACAATTAGCCTTATTAGCTGTATTGCTTTTTTTAACGTACACTGTTGTAACGAAAAATCGTTTCACTTTTGACGATGTTGCCTTTTCGGTTATGGCAATTTTATATGTAGGGATTGGCTTTTATTATTTAATTGAGACTAGAGATGTAGGCGGCGTCGAATATGTATTTTACGCACTTATTACCGTATGGGCTACTGATTCTGGTGCGTATATTATTGGAAGAAGTATGGGAAAACGGAAGCTTTGGCCTGAAATAAGCCCCAAAAAAACGATAGAAGGCTTTGTTGGAGGAGTTGTATGTGCTCTTTTAGTTGGACTATTGTTTTGGCTATTTGGTTCAGATATCTCTAATCTTCCGCTATTAAAGGTATTAATTGTTACGGTAGTTCTTTCATTTTTTGGACAAATTGGTGATTTAGTCGAATCTGCGTTGAAACGTCATTATGACGTAAAAGATTCAGGGCAACTTCTCCCTGGGCACGGTGGTATATTAGATCGTTTTGACAGTTTATTATTTGTTATACCACTACTACACTTTTTTAATGTGATTCAATAG
- the dxr gene encoding 1-deoxy-D-xylulose-5-phosphate reductoisomerase produces MNRKNISLLGATGSIGVQTLDIIRSYPEQFRLIAASAGRNIQRIREIVNEFRPLLVSVQNKEDAEKLKLEFSDIKFVHGINGLIEVALHSESNLLVNAVLGSVGLSPTVEAIKAKKTVALANKETLVTAGHIVMEEARKNNVPILPVDSEHAAIFQSLQGERFENIERIIITASGGSFRDRSREELVGVTVEDALNHPNWSMGAKITIDSASMMNKGLEVIEAHWLFDLPYEKIDVLLHRESVIHSMVEFHDTSVMAQLGSPDMRVPIQYALTYPDRFPLQAKKLKLEDFGKLHFEKMDFNRFRCLQFAYDSGKSGGTYPTVLNAANEAAVEAFLGKKVSFLKIEELIERALNEHQKINSPDLQTIQMVDQQTRRYVQSLL; encoded by the coding sequence TTGAATAGAAAAAACATAAGCCTATTAGGAGCAACAGGGTCAATAGGTGTTCAAACATTGGATATTATTCGCTCTTATCCTGAGCAGTTCCGATTAATTGCTGCTTCTGCAGGTCGTAATATTCAGCGAATTCGCGAGATTGTGAATGAATTCAGACCACTGTTAGTATCCGTTCAAAATAAAGAAGATGCAGAAAAATTAAAGCTAGAATTCAGTGATATAAAATTTGTTCACGGAATAAATGGATTAATAGAGGTTGCATTACATAGTGAAAGTAATCTGCTTGTCAATGCAGTATTAGGAAGTGTGGGCTTATCTCCTACCGTTGAAGCAATCAAAGCAAAAAAAACGGTAGCACTTGCTAATAAAGAAACATTGGTCACAGCAGGTCACATTGTAATGGAAGAAGCGAGGAAGAATAATGTCCCCATCCTCCCAGTAGATAGTGAACATGCGGCAATTTTTCAAAGCCTTCAAGGTGAAAGGTTCGAAAATATTGAGCGGATTATTATTACGGCTTCAGGGGGAAGCTTTAGAGATCGATCAAGGGAAGAATTAGTAGGGGTCACGGTTGAGGATGCTTTAAACCATCCTAATTGGTCGATGGGAGCGAAAATAACGATTGATTCTGCTTCTATGATGAATAAAGGCCTTGAAGTCATTGAGGCTCATTGGTTGTTTGATCTCCCCTATGAAAAAATAGATGTTTTACTTCACCGTGAAAGTGTAATCCATTCAATGGTGGAGTTTCATGATACCTCTGTCATGGCACAGCTAGGATCTCCGGATATGAGAGTTCCTATTCAATATGCTCTCACTTACCCAGATCGCTTTCCATTACAAGCAAAAAAGCTAAAACTAGAGGACTTTGGAAAGCTACACTTTGAGAAAATGGACTTTAACCGTTTCAGGTGCTTACAATTTGCTTATGACTCAGGAAAATCAGGTGGAACATACCCTACGGTGTTAAATGCAGCAAATGAAGCCGCTGTTGAAGCCTTTTTAGGAAAAAAGGTTTCATTCTTAAAAATTGAAGAGTTGATTGAAAGAGCTTTAAATGAACATCAAAAGATTAATTCGCCTGACTTACAAACTATACAGATGGTTGATCAACAAACAAGAAGATATGTACAATCACTTCTATAA
- the rseP gene encoding RIP metalloprotease RseP, producing METVLAFIVIFGALVFFHELGHFIFAKRAGILVREFAIGFGPKVFSYKKEETVYTIRLLPLGGFVRMAGEDPEMIEIKPGHRVGLVLNDEEVVEKIVLNNKDRYPDLIVLEVESADIEHKLFITGYEDGSEEKKTFSLSREAVIIEDGIETLIAPWDRQFASKKLTERTMAIFAGPLFNFILAFFIFLLLGMLQGVPVDEPILGELTTDGAANEAGLKKGDEVISIDGAEISSWEEIVAIVEKKPGEELLFVIKRDEETNSIPVTPQSVDFEGTKVGKIGVYSALEKNPLGIISNGFTQTYEWTIEIFRLLGQLITGQFSIDALSGPVGIYHSTDIVAQSGIYNLMRWGAILSINLGIMNLLPIPALDGGRLMFLGVEAVRGRPIDRQKEGMVHFLGFALLFVLMLVVTWNDIQRFFLQ from the coding sequence TTGGAAACTGTATTAGCCTTTATCGTTATATTCGGTGCTCTTGTATTTTTCCATGAGCTTGGACATTTTATTTTTGCCAAAAGAGCAGGAATATTAGTACGAGAGTTTGCTATAGGGTTTGGCCCGAAAGTGTTTTCTTATAAAAAAGAAGAGACAGTCTATACAATTCGCCTATTGCCTCTTGGTGGTTTTGTTCGAATGGCTGGCGAAGATCCAGAAATGATTGAAATTAAACCTGGACACAGAGTTGGACTTGTATTAAATGATGAAGAAGTAGTAGAAAAAATCGTATTAAACAATAAAGATCGCTATCCAGATTTAATTGTTTTAGAAGTAGAATCTGCTGATATCGAACATAAGTTATTCATAACCGGTTATGAAGATGGTAGTGAAGAAAAAAAGACCTTTTCACTGTCAAGAGAAGCGGTCATTATCGAGGATGGAATTGAAACACTTATCGCTCCATGGGATCGTCAATTTGCTTCTAAAAAATTAACGGAAAGAACAATGGCCATTTTCGCAGGTCCTTTGTTTAATTTCATTCTAGCCTTCTTTATCTTTCTACTCTTAGGTATGCTTCAAGGAGTTCCTGTTGATGAGCCGATTCTTGGAGAACTTACTACCGATGGTGCTGCAAATGAAGCAGGTTTGAAAAAGGGGGATGAAGTCATCAGTATTGATGGCGCCGAAATCTCTTCTTGGGAAGAAATTGTTGCTATAGTTGAGAAGAAACCTGGTGAGGAATTATTGTTTGTTATAAAAAGAGATGAAGAAACTAATTCCATTCCTGTTACTCCCCAATCTGTAGACTTTGAAGGAACGAAGGTAGGTAAAATTGGCGTCTATTCAGCCCTTGAGAAGAATCCACTCGGTATCATTAGCAACGGTTTTACACAAACTTACGAATGGACGATAGAAATCTTTCGGTTATTAGGTCAACTTATCACTGGCCAATTCTCAATTGACGCTCTATCAGGGCCCGTAGGAATTTATCATTCAACGGATATTGTCGCTCAATCTGGAATATACAATCTGATGAGATGGGGAGCCATTTTAAGTATTAACCTAGGAATAATGAATTTACTGCCGATTCCAGCTCTTGACGGAGGTAGGTTAATGTTTTTAGGTGTTGAAGCTGTGAGGGGTCGCCCGATTGATCGCCAAAAAGAAGGCATGGTCCACTTCTTAGGTTTTGCCTTACTTTTCGTTTTAATGCTCGTTGTCACTTGGAATGATATTCAACGATTCTTTTTACAATAA